In Streptomyces sp. NBC_01707, a genomic segment contains:
- a CDS encoding class I SAM-dependent methyltransferase has product MSTTSLPAPDRSPRLREALLAAAFTADGLLDLLGAPAYAALARSETVPALRATRGDAPLDTLVRLFLLQRPVPYERARAALPLAECIEDGWVVQEGDEVRATVDVRPYSGPEDQDWFIVSDLGCAVGGAGGIGSHEEGVVLGVGGASTTLAGITVRKPVGSALDLGTGSGIQALHASQHATRVTATDLNPRALVFTRLTLALSGTTPADLREGSLFEPVGTDTYDLIVSNPPFVISPGARLTYRDGGMGGDDLCRTLVQQAGDRLNEGGYAHFLANWQHVEGEEWQDRLRSWVPRGCDAWIVQRETQDITQYAELWLRDSGDHRTDPAQYAARYDAWLDEFEARKTKGVGFGWITLRKSQSAAENPSIVIEEWPHPVEQPLGEAVEAHFARQDYLRLHDDAALLADHFTLALEVMQEQVGLPGAEDPEHVVLRQNRGMRRATKVDSVGAGFAGVCDGTLPAGRILDAIAQLMNEDPVLLRDRTPQAIRLLVGEGFLEPAGQA; this is encoded by the coding sequence GTGAGTACGACCAGCCTCCCCGCGCCCGACCGTTCACCCCGGCTCCGCGAAGCCCTGCTTGCCGCCGCCTTCACCGCCGATGGGCTCCTCGACCTGCTCGGCGCGCCCGCCTATGCCGCGCTCGCCCGCAGTGAGACGGTTCCGGCGCTCCGCGCCACCCGAGGTGACGCCCCGCTCGACACGCTGGTGCGGCTCTTCCTGCTTCAGCGCCCCGTTCCGTACGAGCGGGCCCGGGCCGCGCTCCCGCTGGCCGAGTGCATCGAGGACGGCTGGGTGGTTCAGGAGGGCGACGAGGTACGGGCCACCGTCGATGTGCGGCCGTACAGCGGGCCCGAGGACCAGGACTGGTTCATCGTCTCCGACCTGGGCTGCGCCGTCGGCGGCGCGGGTGGCATCGGTTCGCACGAGGAGGGGGTGGTCCTGGGGGTCGGCGGGGCATCCACCACGCTCGCCGGAATCACCGTGCGCAAGCCGGTCGGCTCCGCGCTCGACCTCGGTACGGGCTCCGGCATCCAGGCGCTGCACGCCTCGCAGCACGCCACCCGGGTCACGGCCACGGACCTCAACCCCCGAGCCCTCGTCTTCACCCGGTTGACTCTCGCCCTGTCCGGTACCACCCCGGCCGACCTGCGCGAGGGTTCTCTCTTCGAGCCGGTCGGCACCGATACGTACGACCTGATCGTCTCCAACCCGCCGTTCGTCATCTCGCCCGGTGCCCGCCTGACTTATCGCGACGGCGGCATGGGCGGCGACGACCTGTGCCGGACGCTGGTGCAGCAGGCCGGCGACCGGTTGAACGAAGGGGGTTACGCACACTTCCTCGCGAACTGGCAGCACGTCGAAGGCGAGGAGTGGCAGGACCGGCTGCGTTCCTGGGTGCCGCGCGGCTGCGACGCCTGGATCGTCCAGCGGGAGACACAGGACATCACGCAGTACGCGGAGCTGTGGCTGCGCGACAGCGGCGACCACCGTACGGACCCCGCGCAGTACGCCGCGCGGTACGACGCCTGGCTGGACGAGTTCGAGGCCCGCAAGACGAAGGGTGTCGGCTTCGGCTGGATCACCCTGCGGAAGTCGCAATCGGCCGCGGAGAACCCGTCGATCGTGATCGAGGAGTGGCCGCATCCGGTGGAGCAGCCGCTCGGCGAGGCGGTGGAGGCCCACTTCGCGCGCCAGGACTACCTGCGGCTCCACGACGACGCGGCTCTCCTCGCCGATCACTTCACGCTGGCGCTGGAGGTGATGCAGGAGCAGGTCGGGCTGCCCGGCGCGGAGGACCCCGAGCATGTGGTGCTGCGTCAGAACCGCGGCATGCGGCGTGCGACGAAGGTCGACTCGGTCGGCGCGGGCTTCGCGGGCGTCTGTGACGGGACACTGCCCGCTGGCCGGATCCTGGACGCGATCGCCCAGTTGATGAACGAGGACCCTGTGCTGCTGCGCGACCGCACTCCGCAGGCGATCCGCCTGCTGGTGGGGGAAGGGTTCCTGGAACCGGCGGGGCAGGCCTGA
- a CDS encoding ArsR/SmtB family transcription factor: protein MIRIELDEATLGATRIAISPLWDAFCSLHLARPHRTPSWPYEEWAVRAREVLREDDRTAALQLLVDGPANFPDFLLPLPVGASSVETELDTIRATPPEVVRAGVEEHYPGLEDHPRIRPYLDDPEAACVALADAYLAYWEGALEQQWPTMRRLVEDEVLIRARTFATEGIDALFAGLEARAKWTPPVLELTKHIDAEYRAGERRLLLVPLVFAEGCRLYSTDDPEVLAVSFQARGTGALRERAATGPEATDRLGVLLGRGRASVLRQLGGPLTTAGIADRLGLAPSTVSEHLSVLADADVVTRHRVGRSVYYQLTDTGRALLALLSGEDVLRAVS, encoded by the coding sequence GTGATCCGGATCGAGCTGGACGAAGCGACGCTCGGCGCGACCCGGATCGCCATCAGCCCGCTGTGGGACGCCTTCTGCAGCCTGCATCTGGCCCGGCCGCACCGCACGCCCTCCTGGCCGTACGAGGAGTGGGCCGTACGGGCCCGTGAGGTGCTGCGTGAGGACGACCGGACCGCGGCACTGCAGCTGCTGGTCGACGGCCCGGCGAACTTCCCGGACTTCCTGCTTCCCCTTCCGGTCGGGGCCTCGTCCGTCGAGACGGAGCTGGACACCATCCGGGCGACGCCGCCCGAGGTCGTGCGGGCCGGGGTCGAGGAGCACTATCCGGGGCTGGAGGACCACCCCCGGATCCGCCCCTACCTGGACGATCCCGAGGCGGCCTGCGTCGCACTCGCCGATGCGTATCTGGCGTACTGGGAAGGCGCACTGGAGCAGCAGTGGCCGACCATGCGCCGTCTGGTCGAGGACGAAGTTCTCATCCGTGCCCGGACCTTCGCGACCGAAGGGATCGACGCGCTCTTCGCCGGGCTGGAGGCACGGGCCAAGTGGACGCCGCCCGTCCTTGAGCTGACGAAGCACATCGACGCCGAGTACCGGGCGGGCGAGCGGCGGCTGCTGCTCGTGCCGCTCGTCTTCGCCGAGGGTTGCCGGCTCTACTCCACCGACGACCCCGAGGTCCTCGCCGTCTCCTTCCAGGCCCGGGGCACGGGGGCGCTGCGCGAGCGGGCCGCGACCGGGCCGGAGGCCACCGACCGGCTCGGTGTGCTGCTCGGACGGGGCCGGGCATCGGTGCTGCGCCAGCTCGGCGGGCCGCTCACCACGGCAGGGATAGCCGACCGGCTCGGCCTCGCACCGAGCACGGTCTCGGAACATCTGTCCGTCCTCGCCGACGCCGACGTCGTCACCCGTCACCGGGTCGGACGCAGCGTCTACTACCAGCTCACCGACACCGGCCGGGCCCTGCTCGCGCTGCTGTCGGGCGAGGACGTGCTGCGCGCCGTGTCCTGA
- a CDS encoding ATP-binding cassette domain-containing protein, whose protein sequence is MLAIEARNLRRTYTSRTGLLRPRRTATEAVRGVSFEVARGELFGLLGPNGAGKTTTIKMLNTLLLPTSGTARVLGHDVASDPVAVRRRIGYVFGGDRGLYDRLSALDNLRYFAELYGVEPREQKRRIAELLDLVGLAGRERERVEGYSRGMRQRLHIARGLLHRPDVLFLDEPSIGVDPVAARDLRRTVADLRTGGTTVLLTTHYMAEADELCDRIAVIAGGTIRALGTPDRLKSRVQERDILEIEAYGAADEHLDRIRELPEVRGVAAEDRGGRQAVMVQTERGAELHAQVLAALDGIRIGRVVTREPTLEDAYIAIVEEAEQAEVAGIGTAGGADTGTDGGAGDDSRAATAGRSEEAAV, encoded by the coding sequence ATGCTTGCGATCGAGGCGAGGAATCTCCGCCGCACCTACACCAGCCGCACCGGCCTTCTGCGCCCCCGCCGCACCGCGACCGAGGCCGTGCGCGGCGTCAGTTTCGAGGTTGCGCGCGGCGAGCTGTTCGGACTGCTCGGCCCCAACGGGGCGGGCAAGACCACGACCATCAAGATGCTCAACACCCTGCTGCTGCCCACCTCCGGCACGGCTCGTGTCCTCGGCCATGACGTGGCGTCCGACCCCGTGGCCGTACGCCGCAGGATCGGTTACGTCTTCGGTGGCGACCGGGGCCTGTACGACCGGCTCTCCGCTCTCGACAACCTGCGCTACTTCGCCGAGCTGTACGGGGTCGAGCCACGCGAGCAGAAACGCCGGATCGCCGAACTCCTCGACCTGGTCGGCCTGGCCGGCCGGGAGAGGGAACGTGTCGAGGGCTACTCGCGCGGGATGAGGCAGCGTCTGCACATCGCCCGTGGTCTGCTGCACAGGCCCGATGTCCTCTTCCTCGACGAGCCGTCCATCGGTGTCGACCCGGTGGCGGCGCGCGATCTGCGCCGTACGGTCGCCGATCTGCGGACCGGTGGCACCACTGTTCTGCTCACCACCCATTACATGGCCGAGGCCGACGAGTTGTGCGACCGGATCGCGGTGATCGCGGGTGGCACGATCCGGGCGCTCGGCACCCCGGACCGGCTCAAGTCCCGGGTGCAGGAGCGCGACATCCTGGAGATCGAGGCGTACGGGGCTGCCGACGAGCACCTCGACCGCATCCGCGAACTGCCGGAAGTGCGCGGGGTGGCGGCCGAGGACCGGGGTGGCCGGCAGGCCGTCATGGTGCAGACGGAACGCGGGGCGGAGTTGCACGCACAGGTCCTGGCGGCGCTCGACGGGATCCGGATCGGACGGGTCGTCACCCGTGAACCCACCCTGGAGGACGCGTACATCGCGATCGTCGAAGAGGCCGAGCAGGCCGAGGTGGCGGGGATCGGTACGGCCGGTGGCGCGGACACCGGTACGGACGGCGGCGCGGGCGACGACTCCCGCGCCGCGACGGCCGGCCGGTCCGAGGAGGCCGCGGTATGA
- a CDS encoding ABC transporter permease, giving the protein MTVSRALRLTVVGVRTHVSYMSRSPLEITFAVLVPLVYATLAVYLFRAADDPDGLLTAAVGAGLMGIWSSVLFGSGGAVQNQRWLGTLETLVSSPTPLSLVLLPITLATAVIGTYAMGATVLWGAVLFDVPLDFAHPLLFLVAVPVCVLSLGMMGLLLAATFVLLRNANALANPLDAPVWLLSGLLVPVTVLPDWTRPVSWLLPTTWGSRAVHAATSGGAAVGEVLTPMIVALALGAVYALVAVLVLGRVELRARAAATLSLA; this is encoded by the coding sequence ATGACCGTGTCGCGGGCCCTTCGCCTGACCGTCGTCGGAGTGCGGACCCATGTCTCGTACATGAGCCGCTCACCGCTCGAAATCACCTTCGCCGTCCTCGTACCCCTGGTGTACGCGACGCTCGCCGTCTACCTCTTCCGTGCCGCCGACGACCCCGACGGGCTGCTCACCGCGGCTGTCGGCGCGGGCCTGATGGGCATCTGGTCCTCGGTGCTCTTCGGGTCGGGCGGAGCCGTACAGAACCAGCGCTGGCTCGGAACTCTGGAGACGCTGGTCAGCTCGCCCACACCGCTCTCCCTCGTCCTTCTGCCCATCACCCTGGCCACGGCCGTCATCGGTACGTACGCCATGGGCGCGACCGTGCTCTGGGGCGCCGTGCTCTTCGACGTGCCCCTCGACTTCGCGCACCCGCTGCTCTTTCTGGTCGCCGTACCGGTGTGCGTCCTGTCGCTCGGGATGATGGGGCTGCTGCTCGCCGCCACGTTCGTCCTGCTGCGCAATGCCAACGCGCTCGCCAACCCGCTGGACGCGCCCGTGTGGCTGCTGTCCGGGCTGCTCGTGCCCGTCACCGTGCTCCCGGACTGGACGCGTCCGGTCTCCTGGTTGCTGCCGACCACTTGGGGTTCGCGGGCCGTGCACGCGGCGACATCCGGTGGTGCGGCCGTCGGTGAGGTACTGACCCCGATGATCGTCGCCCTCGCCCTCGGCGCGGTCTACGCGCTGGTTGCCGTGCTCGTCCTGGGGCGGGTCGAACTCCGTGCGCGGGCCGCTGCCACCCTCTCCCTCGCCTGA
- a CDS encoding ABC transporter permease, with protein sequence MFHRIPHLARRIVRTLRLVVIGGALSYRALFNWTTPPMFIGTLLVGPLLQLLFFVFLGRELGVADDRFYLLGNAVVAASTACVYGGTMAIANERRYGTLGAVLLSPRHRAPLWFGRALPYVLNGLLISVFTLTAACLLLGLQVPVGSLPGLGAVFVAAAAGCSAFGLALGALGLRFRDVFLVSNVASSVLLLLTGANVPRETLPGWMRTFGDVLPLTHAAEAARQLSAGGGLDRGRLGAEVATGAGYAVLAVVLLALFERGSRRRATLDVM encoded by the coding sequence ATGTTCCACCGGATTCCCCACCTCGCTCGACGCATCGTCCGCACGCTGCGACTCGTCGTGATCGGGGGTGCCCTCTCGTACCGGGCACTTTTCAACTGGACGACGCCGCCCATGTTCATCGGCACGTTGCTGGTCGGCCCGCTGCTGCAGCTGCTGTTCTTCGTCTTCCTCGGGCGAGAGCTGGGTGTCGCCGACGACCGCTTCTACCTGCTGGGCAACGCCGTTGTCGCCGCCTCCACGGCCTGCGTCTACGGCGGCACCATGGCCATCGCCAACGAGCGCCGCTACGGGACCCTCGGAGCGGTGTTGCTGAGCCCTCGGCACCGGGCTCCGCTCTGGTTCGGGCGCGCTCTGCCGTATGTACTGAACGGCCTCCTCATCAGCGTTTTCACGCTCACAGCCGCCTGCCTCCTGCTCGGACTACAGGTTCCGGTTGGCTCGCTGCCCGGTCTCGGGGCAGTGTTCGTCGCGGCCGCGGCCGGATGCTCCGCGTTCGGGCTCGCCCTGGGGGCGCTCGGGCTGCGTTTCCGCGATGTGTTCCTGGTGTCCAACGTGGCGAGTTCCGTACTCCTTCTGCTCACCGGGGCCAATGTGCCGCGCGAGACCCTGCCGGGATGGATGCGGACCTTCGGGGACGTACTCCCGCTGACTCACGCCGCCGAGGCCGCCCGGCAGTTGTCCGCGGGGGGTGGGCTCGACCGGGGGCGGCTGGGTGCCGAGGTGGCGACGGGGGCCGGGTATGCGGTGCTCGCCGTCGTTCTGCTGGCGCTCTTCGAACGAGGCAGCAGGCGACGCGCGACGCTCGATGTGATGTGA